From a region of the Paenibacillus sp. FSL R10-2734 genome:
- a CDS encoding flavocytochrome c, which yields MQTHTKKLLSILLVLSLMFTLAACGGKDAAPAADANGVQVFEGVGQGKHGDIKVQVSLLDNKITDIKVTEHKENEVLAEPVYTQLKEDVMATNSAKVDAISGSTVTSKGYLEAIQDAITKSGLTLVAGAAVSRSKDKEEVEQTYDVVVIGAGGAGFSAAIEAKSAGANVVLLEKMPAVGGNTLISGGEMNAPDNWVERALGITDDTADLFYNDTMKGGDNLGDPKMVRILADNALSSAEWLRDDIKVEFLPDHLFQFGGHSRKRALIPVGHTGAELITKLKAKTDADRITIKTNMKAETLLKDESGKVTGVTATSGTGDKITFHANKGVIIATGGFGSNVEMRKKYNPKMDEKYMSTDTPGSTGDGIVMAETIGAKLTNMENIQTYPICNPETGVISLVADSRFDGAILINQEGKRFVEELERRDVISKAILAQTGGYTYQLWNQGIEDIGKTIEVHQDEYDQLVKQGLLFKADTIEEAADFFKIDVNTLKETINKVNDYAKTGKDLDFKHRGGLKSLEKGPYYIEKAVPSVHHTMGGLVIDEKTRVLNEKGEVIPGLFAAGEVTGVIHGANRLGGNAIADIFTFGRIAGKQVVAE from the coding sequence ATGCAAACTCACACGAAAAAGCTGTTATCTATTCTACTAGTCCTCAGTCTTATGTTCACGCTTGCTGCCTGCGGCGGTAAAGATGCAGCACCCGCTGCAGATGCAAACGGAGTTCAAGTCTTTGAAGGAGTTGGGCAAGGTAAACATGGCGATATTAAAGTACAAGTTTCCTTATTAGATAACAAGATCACTGACATTAAAGTAACAGAGCATAAGGAAAATGAAGTACTTGCAGAACCTGTTTATACGCAGCTCAAGGAAGATGTCATGGCAACTAACAGCGCAAAAGTTGATGCCATTAGCGGATCTACGGTTACAAGCAAAGGATATCTCGAAGCAATTCAAGATGCAATTACGAAGTCTGGACTTACCCTTGTCGCTGGCGCTGCAGTCAGTAGAAGCAAAGACAAAGAAGAAGTCGAGCAAACCTATGATGTTGTCGTCATCGGTGCCGGGGGTGCTGGCTTTAGTGCGGCTATCGAAGCGAAGAGCGCTGGAGCTAATGTAGTTCTACTCGAGAAAATGCCAGCTGTTGGCGGCAACACATTGATCTCCGGTGGTGAGATGAATGCGCCGGACAACTGGGTTGAACGTGCTCTTGGCATCACAGATGACACGGCTGATTTGTTCTATAATGATACGATGAAAGGCGGAGACAACCTCGGGGATCCAAAGATGGTTCGTATTCTTGCCGACAATGCTCTATCATCTGCCGAATGGCTGCGCGATGATATCAAGGTAGAGTTCTTACCTGATCATCTGTTCCAATTTGGAGGCCATTCCAGAAAACGTGCGTTGATTCCTGTAGGTCATACAGGTGCTGAATTGATTACCAAGTTAAAAGCCAAAACAGACGCTGACCGAATCACGATCAAAACGAATATGAAAGCCGAAACCTTGTTGAAGGACGAAAGCGGAAAAGTAACCGGTGTAACTGCGACTTCGGGTACTGGCGACAAGATCACATTCCATGCGAACAAAGGCGTCATCATCGCTACTGGTGGTTTTGGATCCAATGTAGAGATGCGTAAAAAGTATAACCCTAAAATGGATGAAAAATATATGTCTACCGATACACCAGGATCTACAGGTGACGGTATCGTTATGGCAGAAACGATTGGCGCCAAACTGACAAACATGGAGAATATTCAAACGTATCCAATCTGTAATCCTGAGACAGGTGTTATTTCCCTGGTTGCAGACTCCCGCTTCGATGGTGCGATCCTGATTAACCAAGAAGGCAAGCGCTTCGTCGAGGAATTAGAACGTCGTGACGTTATTTCTAAAGCAATTCTTGCCCAAACGGGCGGATATACGTATCAATTATGGAATCAAGGCATTGAGGATATCGGTAAAACGATCGAAGTTCATCAAGACGAATACGATCAACTCGTTAAACAAGGCTTGCTCTTTAAAGCCGATACGATTGAAGAGGCGGCTGATTTCTTCAAAATTGACGTGAACACTTTGAAAGAAACGATTAATAAAGTAAATGATTATGCGAAAACAGGTAAAGACCTTGATTTCAAACATCGCGGTGGATTGAAATCTCTTGAAAAAGGCCCTTACTACATCGAAAAAGCTGTACCATCCGTTCACCATACAATGGGCGGATTGGTGATCGACGAGAAGACTCGCGTATTGAATGAAAAAGGCGAAGTCATCCCTGGGCTGTTCGCTGCAGGTGAAGTAACAGGGGTTATTCATGGTGCAAACCGTCTTGGCGGTAATGCCATCGCTGATATATTCACATTCGGCCGGATTGCAGGCAAACAAGTTGTAGCAGAGTAA
- the scfA gene encoding six-cysteine ranthipeptide SCIFF, producing the protein MKRIVTLSTRKLMDTAKHGGCGACQTSCQSACKTSCGVANQKCENAMNR; encoded by the coding sequence GTGAAAAGAATCGTAACACTGAGCACCCGCAAACTGATGGATACCGCAAAACACGGCGGATGCGGCGCATGCCAGACATCTTGCCAGTCCGCTTGTAAAACTTCCTGCGGCGTTGCAAACCAGAAGTGTGAAAATGCAATGAACAGATAG
- a CDS encoding discoidin domain-containing protein, producing MNGKPFQSGMKLPDSESVSFTWKLRTDDGLMKVTATYDGKPYTAGTVIPLAGKLGKHELNITVTAGRMVTKSYVIEATTNASGMKALVDRFEKAKQFTNSATVRSLNNYLEMMKRYEGKDAAQVTKYLQGFNAKLDEFKKAGTIKDEAYNTLKESVYYLIGNLAQNKTVEASSTEGNNANYAPAKAVDGFPASRWASEYVDNTWFLVDLDEVKEMDTVRIDWEYARADKYKLLVSNDKQNWINVMPAHDGKETIQFNPVKTRYMKLQGIKRATDYGYSIYEFGVYNLSGAVDVKGIEGIQVKVDEEAKKVTIDGLLMNGVLTNVKLKVLDPKGKVHLEDETKSTVAGSFQFTFKLTGNLKGTNEAYLSTGYMSEPVKVTFEYSKENPGKGHDK from the coding sequence ATGAACGGCAAGCCGTTCCAGAGCGGGATGAAGCTGCCCGATTCAGAATCCGTATCCTTTACATGGAAGCTTAGAACGGATGATGGTCTGATGAAAGTGACGGCGACGTATGACGGCAAGCCTTATACAGCGGGTACCGTTATTCCGCTTGCAGGCAAGCTTGGCAAGCATGAGCTTAACATTACCGTTACGGCGGGGCGTATGGTGACAAAGTCATATGTTATCGAAGCAACGACGAATGCATCTGGTATGAAAGCGTTAGTCGACCGCTTCGAAAAAGCGAAGCAATTTACGAATTCTGCAACGGTGCGTTCTTTGAACAACTATTTGGAAATGATGAAGCGCTATGAAGGGAAAGATGCAGCGCAAGTCACCAAGTATCTCCAAGGCTTTAACGCAAAGCTGGATGAATTCAAGAAGGCGGGTACGATAAAAGATGAGGCGTACAATACGCTGAAGGAAAGCGTCTATTACCTAATAGGCAATTTGGCGCAGAATAAAACGGTAGAAGCTTCGTCGACCGAAGGCAATAATGCGAATTATGCACCGGCTAAAGCCGTCGATGGATTCCCTGCTTCAAGATGGGCGAGCGAATACGTGGACAATACTTGGTTCCTGGTCGATCTCGATGAAGTGAAGGAAATGGATACGGTTCGAATCGATTGGGAATATGCTCGTGCCGATAAATACAAACTTCTTGTGTCGAACGATAAGCAGAACTGGATCAATGTCATGCCTGCGCATGATGGCAAAGAAACGATTCAGTTCAACCCGGTCAAGACAAGATACATGAAGTTACAAGGCATAAAAAGAGCAACCGATTACGGATATTCCATCTACGAGTTTGGTGTCTATAACCTCTCGGGCGCTGTAGACGTGAAGGGCATTGAGGGCATACAAGTAAAGGTTGACGAGGAAGCGAAAAAAGTAACGATTGATGGATTGTTGATGAATGGCGTCCTTACAAATGTGAAGTTGAAGGTTCTTGATCCGAAAGGCAAGGTTCATCTCGAAGATGAGACGAAGAGTACAGTCGCGGGAAGCTTCCAATTCACATTCAAACTTACGGGTAATTTAAAGGGAACCAATGAGGCGTATCTATCGACTGGCTATATGAGCGAGCCTGTAAAAGTGACCTTTGAATACTCAAAAGAAAACCCGGGTAAAGGTCACGATAAGTAA
- a CDS encoding HEPN domain-containing protein, whose product MSNPKLSRRFSDLDRRLTQLNKNLIGSFKNRNVSDLTKRQMDLARGFRVLCHAEFEAYFEDRATEMLSGARRKWNESQKVSTTIAALFAHYEKIETKQTLSSKVNQICIGFERDRIKKNHGIKEDNIYKLFIPLGLEKDDFDSTWLSTLDSYGENRGNTAHTAARTQQPIDVTTELSTINLILNGLKDFDVFINKKIKQ is encoded by the coding sequence ATGTCAAATCCTAAATTATCACGTAGATTTAGTGATTTAGATCGAAGGCTAACCCAATTGAATAAAAATTTAATAGGTAGTTTTAAAAATAGAAATGTCTCAGACTTAACCAAAAGACAAATGGATTTAGCTAGGGGATTTAGAGTACTATGTCATGCAGAATTCGAGGCATACTTTGAAGATAGAGCAACTGAAATGTTGAGTGGAGCTAGAAGAAAATGGAATGAGAGTCAAAAGGTGAGCACTACTATCGCTGCACTTTTTGCTCACTATGAAAAAATAGAAACTAAACAAACATTAAGTTCAAAAGTAAATCAAATATGTATAGGGTTTGAAAGAGATAGGATTAAAAAAAACCACGGTATTAAAGAGGATAATATTTACAAGCTATTTATCCCATTAGGACTTGAGAAAGATGATTTTGATTCAACATGGTTATCTACTCTGGATTCATATGGGGAAAATCGAGGAAATACTGCTCATACAGCAGCAAGAACACAGCAACCAATCGATGTTACCACAGAATTATCAACAATTAACTTAATTTTAAATGGATTAAAGGATTTTGATGTTTTTATTAATAAGAAGATAAAACAATAG
- a CDS encoding DUF262 domain-containing protein encodes MGYEYDNEFELIGEENEEDLLIENLQVFNQAVIWGTDWTTETIISQLQKDNIDLDPKFQRRDAWDQYDKSRLIESLILGLPVPPIILAERKGVKNKYIVIDGKQRLLTLRQFSASENDDFDMLVLKNLQFLTSLNGKTFNDLEDNFEFNDYKTQFENQTIRTIVIRNWPNEKFLYAVFLRLNTGSKKLSPQELRQALHPGDFLDFLDEETAKSEVFMRVLRNSKPDARMRDVELALRYFAFKHNIGDFHGNLKEFLDGTCEELNGLWELKKNNFKEDFNNLEEAIRITMDIFGEKEAFSRYSNGYSNRFNRALYEVFTYYLSIPEVREQLEGKKGTFKEMFEMISQKDRAFNDSISSTTKDIRKLIYRFTKIHAVLKEIIDCEIPRLNVTDGTVSVEWG; translated from the coding sequence ATGGGATATGAGTATGATAATGAGTTTGAGTTAATTGGTGAGGAAAATGAAGAAGATTTGCTTATTGAAAACCTTCAAGTATTTAATCAAGCAGTAATATGGGGAACGGATTGGACCACAGAAACAATTATTTCTCAATTGCAAAAAGACAATATTGATTTAGATCCTAAGTTTCAAAGAAGGGATGCATGGGATCAATATGATAAGAGTAGATTGATTGAATCATTAATTCTAGGTCTTCCTGTCCCGCCAATTATTTTAGCAGAGCGCAAAGGAGTGAAGAATAAGTATATAGTTATTGATGGGAAACAAAGGTTGTTAACCTTGAGACAGTTTAGTGCATCAGAAAATGATGATTTTGACATGTTAGTTTTAAAAAATCTACAGTTTTTAACATCTCTTAATGGTAAGACCTTTAATGATTTAGAAGACAATTTTGAATTTAATGATTATAAAACACAATTTGAAAATCAAACAATTAGGACGATCGTCATTAGAAATTGGCCAAATGAAAAATTTTTATATGCTGTTTTCCTTAGATTAAACACTGGCAGTAAGAAGCTATCTCCGCAAGAGTTAAGGCAAGCATTGCATCCGGGTGATTTTCTAGATTTTTTAGATGAAGAAACTGCTAAAAGTGAAGTCTTTATGCGAGTATTAAGAAACTCCAAACCCGATGCAAGAATGAGAGATGTAGAGTTAGCTCTGAGGTATTTCGCATTTAAACATAATATAGGCGATTTTCATGGTAATTTAAAAGAATTTTTGGATGGTACATGTGAAGAGTTGAATGGGTTGTGGGAGCTTAAAAAAAATAATTTTAAAGAGGACTTTAATAATCTGGAAGAAGCAATTAGGATTACCATGGATATATTCGGGGAGAAGGAAGCCTTTAGTAGATACTCAAATGGGTACAGCAATAGGTTTAATAGAGCGTTATATGAAGTATTCACATACTATTTATCCATTCCTGAAGTAAGGGAACAATTGGAAGGGAAAAAAGGTACCTTTAAAGAAATGTTTGAAATGATTAGTCAAAAAGATAGAGCATTTAATGATTCGATTAGCTCAACAACTAAAGATATTCGTAAATTAATTTATCGTTTCACAAAAATACATGCCGTTCTAAAAGAAATAATTGACTGTGAGATTCCAAGACTAAACGTAACAGATGGCACAGTCTCGGTAGAATGGGGCTGA
- a CDS encoding ABC-three component system protein: MTDQNITHLRKIYSQGRLVPFIGAGLSVPFKIPNWGDLINDLSSDVPTQLLPAIEFEILNKNYWNAVDLLMRYGKYDERQIQEGIVRLILSKQVKCPNEEDHNYSDIGRLDFQRILTTNYDQWLFEYLQGERLYPQILSQSTVSSHELVLDQSPKRIWHLHGNISDTGSLVLTRTKYNQVYSEEKYKRLFSLLSGSCVLLFIGFSFDDEYIRQLLMDYNDTFHARHFILLDQPSEEITAELKEKYRLEVIPYDSTNSSHVKEIRRVLNELSATDTQPPSFTEDDALFVELPDPEIKAGLNNNLFCKKIKLEKIDNETYEQSKDFFFFADKYIRKLRKKRFDERVIGTILTVCAMRYIDIKKMSYGTHFDSQFLIDEVHKQFGNIEYGRLTKVIQDCLPYNFENKGLIHVLANDWEKDIWWGDNRMDKEEYYAEQ, translated from the coding sequence ATGACTGATCAAAACATCACTCATCTTAGAAAAATTTATTCTCAAGGGAGATTAGTCCCTTTCATTGGTGCGGGATTATCAGTTCCTTTTAAAATACCTAATTGGGGAGATCTAATAAATGATTTGTCCTCTGATGTTCCTACTCAACTTTTGCCTGCTATAGAGTTCGAGATACTTAACAAGAACTATTGGAATGCAGTTGATTTACTGATGAGATACGGGAAATATGACGAGCGGCAAATTCAAGAGGGAATAGTCCGTTTAATACTGTCAAAGCAGGTTAAGTGTCCAAACGAAGAGGATCATAATTACTCGGATATAGGAAGACTAGATTTCCAGCGTATATTGACTACAAACTATGACCAATGGCTTTTTGAATATTTACAAGGTGAGCGTCTATATCCTCAAATTTTGAGTCAATCTACCGTAAGCTCCCATGAATTAGTATTAGATCAATCACCAAAACGAATTTGGCATCTTCATGGTAATATCTCTGATACTGGTTCGCTTGTTCTTACAAGAACAAAATATAATCAAGTTTATTCTGAAGAAAAATACAAAAGGTTATTTTCTTTGCTTTCTGGAAGCTGTGTTTTGTTATTTATTGGGTTTTCGTTTGACGATGAGTATATCAGGCAACTTTTAATGGATTACAATGATACTTTTCATGCTAGGCATTTCATCCTTTTAGATCAGCCAAGTGAAGAAATAACTGCGGAATTAAAAGAAAAATATAGACTTGAAGTTATTCCCTATGACTCGACAAACTCCAGTCATGTTAAGGAAATACGTAGAGTTTTAAATGAGTTAAGTGCTACGGATACCCAGCCTCCTTCGTTTACAGAAGATGATGCGCTATTTGTGGAGCTGCCTGATCCTGAAATAAAAGCGGGTTTAAATAACAATTTATTTTGTAAAAAAATCAAACTAGAGAAAATTGATAATGAAACATATGAGCAGAGTAAAGATTTTTTCTTTTTCGCTGATAAATATATCAGAAAATTAAGGAAAAAACGCTTTGATGAAAGAGTAATAGGTACAATTTTGACGGTATGTGCAATGAGATATATAGACATTAAAAAGATGAGCTATGGAACTCATTTCGATAGTCAATTTTTAATAGATGAAGTTCATAAACAGTTTGGTAATATTGAATACGGAAGGTTGACTAAGGTAATCCAAGATTGCCTTCCATACAATTTTGAAAATAAAGGGTTAATACATGTATTGGCAAATGATTGGGAAAAAGATATTTGGTGGGGGGATAATAGGATGGATAAGGAAGAATATTATGCAGAACAATAA
- a CDS encoding sensor histidine kinase yields the protein MKSIHLKITLIAGGCFLLLFVALLVTIYLEMNHTVVPLNKNLTQQVVTARSDQIDYWFNQRIGEIDMFASLASDHHWTRDDLLQEIDKFEAKKQVEYESIRVVDIHGNSWSARDKPFSILNRPYYRKLLQNSDSNYVVSNPIVSKANAAEIVVILYRVNPSVNDEVAYIAAAVSVKKMKEIAQDVMLYDQSGQLIVDCRELGEGDGAEDTADKKNMSVFEAPILNVEGWKLVLEVPNSSLSLAVIKTQRTALLVGVLIGSAFIVFLMLLASSIIRPIQSLRQVMENVQNGNQTIRADVTRSDEIGDLGRSFNDMLVQLYAVEQDRKEMELRLIHEQIKPHFLYNTLDTIQWMAMEHGADNVVEMVEALSAYFRLGLGTGSPYILLDQELYHVESYLHIQGVRYEEILDYELRYDEKLAQCQVVRFMLQPLVENAIYHGIKPLGDQKCKISITAYKQVDYLVIKVENNGVMIPEEKLEQMNQALLDDKYDRSATGFGLYSVNHRIRLAYGVPYGLAVKSEDGITVMVIRIPLEGEWNEVVEDCHRR from the coding sequence ATGAAATCAATTCACTTAAAAATTACGTTAATTGCAGGAGGCTGCTTCTTGCTGCTGTTCGTTGCATTGCTTGTAACAATATATTTGGAGATGAACCATACGGTTGTCCCTTTGAATAAGAACTTAACGCAGCAAGTGGTTACTGCACGCAGCGACCAGATCGATTATTGGTTTAATCAGCGCATCGGTGAGATAGACATGTTTGCTTCTCTAGCTTCGGACCACCATTGGACACGAGATGATTTGCTGCAAGAGATCGATAAGTTCGAGGCGAAGAAGCAAGTAGAGTACGAATCCATACGCGTGGTGGATATTCACGGAAATTCCTGGTCAGCAAGGGACAAGCCTTTTTCGATACTAAACCGACCCTACTATCGAAAACTACTGCAAAATTCAGATTCCAATTATGTGGTGAGCAATCCGATCGTATCCAAAGCGAATGCAGCCGAAATCGTCGTCATTCTCTATCGCGTGAATCCATCGGTGAATGATGAGGTAGCTTATATTGCCGCAGCCGTCTCCGTCAAGAAGATGAAGGAGATTGCTCAAGATGTAATGCTATATGACCAGTCAGGCCAGCTTATCGTCGATTGCAGAGAGCTGGGTGAAGGAGATGGAGCGGAGGATACAGCAGATAAGAAGAACATGAGTGTATTTGAGGCTCCAATTCTAAATGTGGAAGGCTGGAAGCTAGTACTCGAAGTACCGAATTCAAGTCTATCGCTAGCGGTGATCAAAACCCAGCGGACTGCATTGCTGGTAGGCGTTCTTATCGGTAGTGCGTTTATCGTCTTTCTGATGCTGCTTGCTTCTTCCATTATTCGTCCAATTCAGTCGCTTCGCCAGGTAATGGAAAATGTGCAGAACGGCAACCAAACCATACGAGCAGATGTTACGCGCTCGGATGAGATCGGTGATCTTGGGCGAAGCTTCAATGACATGCTTGTTCAATTATACGCTGTGGAGCAGGACCGAAAGGAGATGGAACTCAGACTGATTCATGAGCAGATCAAGCCGCACTTTTTATACAACACATTGGATACGATCCAGTGGATGGCAATGGAACATGGAGCAGACAATGTGGTGGAGATGGTGGAAGCGCTTAGCGCGTATTTCCGATTAGGGCTTGGCACAGGCAGTCCCTACATTCTGCTTGATCAGGAGTTGTACCACGTCGAGAGTTATCTTCATATTCAAGGCGTGCGATATGAGGAGATTCTGGACTATGAGCTTCGATATGATGAAAAGCTTGCTCAGTGCCAAGTCGTTCGCTTCATGCTGCAGCCGTTGGTGGAAAATGCGATTTATCACGGGATTAAGCCACTTGGGGATCAAAAGTGCAAAATTTCGATTACAGCATATAAACAGGTCGATTATTTGGTCATTAAGGTTGAAAATAATGGGGTTATGATTCCTGAAGAGAAGCTTGAACAGATGAATCAAGCCCTTCTTGATGATAAATATGATCGTTCTGCCACAGGCTTTGGGCTATACAGTGTGAACCATCGCATTCGACTAGCTTACGGGGTGCCATATGGCCTTGCAGTGAAGAGCGAAGATGGCATTACCGTTATGGTCATTCGTATACCTTTGGAAGGGGAGTGGAATGAAGTTGTGGAAGATTGTCATCGTCGATGA
- a CDS encoding ABC-three component system middle component 4: MQNNNLPASLRLLFNNPFLEMMNVLFIINAFSNKSGLNIRHILFYYSLALSDNEVTIFNIDTKPNDLQDSENVYFDIQRQIKVIILNLYSQNYISISNDKTENYSCSMTTEGLQMISQLESPYYKKLQERIEGIKKQTKYSVESEKIIMGVKK, from the coding sequence ATGCAGAACAATAATTTACCAGCCTCTCTTAGACTGCTTTTCAATAATCCTTTCTTAGAAATGATGAATGTCCTTTTTATAATAAACGCTTTTAGCAATAAATCAGGATTGAATATCAGACATATATTATTTTATTATAGTCTCGCTTTATCCGATAATGAAGTGACTATCTTCAATATTGATACCAAGCCAAATGATTTACAAGATAGTGAAAATGTATATTTTGATATTCAGAGGCAAATAAAGGTTATAATTTTGAATCTATATTCTCAAAACTATATAAGTATCTCTAATGATAAAACCGAGAACTATAGTTGCTCAATGACAACAGAAGGACTACAAATGATTTCACAATTAGAAAGTCCCTACTATAAAAAACTACAAGAACGTATTGAGGGAATAAAAAAACAAACCAAGTATTCTGTTGAATCAGAAAAAATAATTATGGGAGTTAAAAAATGA
- the scfB gene encoding thioether cross-link-forming SCIFF peptide maturase has protein sequence MIHQYKLNGYNIVLDTYSGSVHVVDDLAYEIIADYEKTSPEKIVTTLLDKYKDDSSISESDIRETIADIEELKNDGQLFTKDEYENLSLDLKKRKTYVKALCLNVAHTCNLSCDYCFASQGKYNGDRAIMSYEVGQKAIDYLLENSGHHRNLDIDFFGGEPLLAWKVVKQIVAYARSKEQEYKKKFRFTFTTNGMLLNDEVTEFLNQEMYNVVLSLDGRKEVHDRLRKTVNGKGSYDHIVPKFQEFVRKRGDQEYYVRGTYTGENVDFTNDIFHIADLGFDKISMEPVICDPKEPYALTEEDLPEIYNQYEILAKEMIGRGEQGKGFTFYHYMLDLSEGPCIQKRITGCGSGTEYLAVTPWGELFPCHQFVGDEEYSMGNLWDGITQPELQCQFKESNCYSKPECKDCWAKLYCSGGCPANALHATGSLGGTYDFSCDIFRKRVECSMMVKVDESIRAMEEQPN, from the coding sequence ATGATTCATCAATATAAACTAAACGGATACAATATCGTGCTCGATACCTATAGTGGCTCGGTGCATGTTGTTGATGACCTAGCATATGAAATTATAGCGGATTATGAGAAAACTTCCCCCGAAAAAATCGTGACAACGCTGTTGGATAAATATAAAGATGATTCCAGCATTTCCGAGAGCGACATTCGAGAAACCATCGCGGATATCGAGGAACTTAAAAATGATGGACAGCTTTTTACAAAAGATGAGTATGAGAACCTCTCGCTCGATTTAAAAAAACGAAAAACTTATGTTAAGGCGCTCTGCCTCAATGTTGCGCATACCTGTAATCTATCCTGCGACTATTGCTTCGCCAGCCAGGGGAAATACAACGGAGATCGGGCAATCATGAGCTATGAGGTTGGACAAAAAGCTATCGATTACCTGCTTGAAAATTCGGGTCATCATCGAAACCTGGACATCGACTTTTTCGGCGGGGAACCGCTTTTGGCCTGGAAAGTAGTTAAACAAATCGTAGCTTATGCAAGAAGCAAAGAACAAGAATACAAAAAAAAGTTCCGCTTCACCTTCACGACCAACGGGATGCTGCTGAACGATGAGGTCACCGAGTTTTTAAATCAGGAAATGTACAATGTCGTATTAAGCCTGGATGGAAGAAAAGAGGTTCATGACCGACTTCGCAAAACGGTTAACGGAAAAGGCAGCTACGATCATATTGTTCCGAAGTTCCAGGAATTCGTTCGTAAGCGTGGGGACCAAGAGTACTATGTACGAGGAACTTACACTGGTGAAAATGTCGATTTCACCAATGATATCTTTCATATCGCAGACCTTGGTTTTGACAAGATCTCGATGGAGCCGGTCATCTGTGATCCAAAGGAACCTTATGCACTTACCGAGGAGGACCTCCCGGAGATATACAACCAGTACGAAATTCTCGCCAAGGAAATGATCGGGCGTGGTGAGCAAGGCAAAGGGTTTACCTTTTATCACTACATGCTAGACCTCTCGGAAGGACCTTGCATCCAAAAGAGAATTACTGGCTGTGGTTCAGGAACGGAATATCTTGCTGTCACCCCTTGGGGAGAGCTTTTTCCTTGCCACCAGTTCGTAGGGGATGAAGAGTACAGCATGGGAAACCTCTGGGATGGAATCACACAGCCTGAGCTGCAATGTCAATTTAAAGAGAGCAACTGCTACTCGAAGCCGGAATGCAAGGACTGCTGGGCGAAGCTCTACTGCAGCGGCGGTTGTCCTGCCAATGCGCTGCACGCGACGGGTTCCCTGGGCGGAACCTATGACTTCAGCTGTGACATCTTCCGTAAGAGGGTTGAATGTTCCATGATGGTGAAGGTAGATGAATCCATTAGAGCGATGGAAGAACAGCCTAACTAA
- a CDS encoding response regulator, with amino-acid sequence MKLWKIVIVDDETIIRKGLRQYIEESSYLFEVAGEAKSANEALNMVEEAQPHVCLVDINMPNMNGLDLMNILRERCPSVLVVIISGYDNFEYARQAVQLQAFDYVLKPVPKSDLNKLLHRIDEHLQAKYPLHSHESRVDKERELPGYTGDGTVLIQKVTEYIDSHYQDPELSITRVAALFHINQTYLSKRMKQEIGASFLDYVTELRISKAKEILDDVMPNIKIGDLAVKVGYKSQYYFSRVFKNRVGSSPLEYKKHPFGYG; translated from the coding sequence ATGAAGTTGTGGAAGATTGTCATCGTCGATGATGAAACGATCATTCGCAAAGGCTTGCGACAATACATTGAGGAGAGTTCGTATCTTTTTGAAGTTGCAGGAGAAGCGAAAAGTGCAAACGAAGCATTGAATATGGTGGAGGAAGCCCAACCACATGTATGTCTTGTGGACATCAACATGCCGAATATGAATGGGCTCGATCTGATGAATATATTGCGCGAACGCTGCCCGTCGGTTCTGGTTGTCATCATCAGCGGCTACGATAACTTTGAATATGCACGTCAAGCCGTGCAACTGCAAGCATTCGATTATGTATTGAAACCTGTGCCGAAGAGTGATCTGAACAAGCTGCTTCATCGGATCGATGAGCATCTTCAGGCAAAATATCCTTTGCATTCACATGAAAGCAGGGTGGATAAGGAGCGGGAGCTTCCCGGGTATACAGGGGATGGAACAGTGCTTATCCAAAAAGTGACCGAGTATATTGACAGTCATTATCAGGATCCGGAGCTGTCTATTACTCGAGTAGCAGCGCTATTTCATATCAACCAAACCTATCTTAGCAAGCGTATGAAGCAAGAAATCGGTGCTTCATTCCTTGACTATGTCACCGAGCTTCGGATATCGAAGGCGAAGGAGATTCTGGATGACGTAATGCCGAATATCAAAATCGGGGATCTGGCCGTGAAGGTAGGGTATAAGAGCCAGTACTATTTTAGTCGTGTGTTTAAAAATAGAGTCGGCTCAAGCCCCTTAGAGTACAAAAAGCATCCGTTCGGTTATGGATAG